The DNA window CGGGTACTTATTTATCAGGCTGACCGCGCTCTCGCCGCCAAAATCGATGTAAGCCTCATCAATTACCACTACTGAGTCCGGACTGATTTTCAGCACCTCCTCAACCGCGGCCAGCGAAAGCAGACAGCCCGTCGGTGCGTTGGGGTTCGGAATGACGATACCCCCGTTTGGCCGCGCATAATCCCGGGGGTTTATCTGAAAGTCACCGTCGAGCGGAACCTCAGTAAAGCTGATTCCGTATAGGCCGGCGTAGACCGGGTAAAAGCTGTAGGTTATATCGGGGAACAGGATGGGCGCATCGTGCTGCAGCAGACCATGGAAAACATGGGCCAGCACCTCATCGGAGCCATTCCCTACAAAAACCTGCCGGGTGTCGACTCCGTAGAAGTCTGCCACCGCTCGCTTCAGCAGGTCGCCGTTAGGATCCGGATAAAGGCGGAGGTTGTCGTTCAGCTCGGCTTTGATCGCCGCCAGCGCAGTCGGGGAAGGCCCGAATGGGTTCTCGTTGGTATTGAGTTTAACCAGATTCGCCAGCTTGGGCTGCTCCCCGGGCACATAGGGGAGC is part of the Hydrocarboniclastica marina genome and encodes:
- the hisC gene encoding histidinol-phosphate transaminase; this encodes MSRFWSPFVKDLLPYVPGEQPKLANLVKLNTNENPFGPSPTALAAIKAELNDNLRLYPDPNGDLLKRAVADFYGVDTRQVFVGNGSDEVLAHVFHGLLQHDAPILFPDITYSFYPVYAGLYGISFTEVPLDGDFQINPRDYARPNGGIVIPNPNAPTGCLLSLAAVEEVLKISPDSVVVIDEAYIDFGGESAVSLINKYPNLLVTQTVSKGRSLAGLRVGLAMGDPSLIEALERIKDSFNSYPLDRLAIVGAAAAFADRDWFEHSRNAVIDGRQQLKTDLQALGFEVLPSAANFLFARHPHYDGKTLASKLRARGVVVRHFDRPRIDQFLRITIGTPEQHESLLTALAEALD